The Scomber japonicus isolate fScoJap1 chromosome 9, fScoJap1.pri, whole genome shotgun sequence genome includes a region encoding these proteins:
- the LOC128364708 gene encoding transmembrane protein 132D yields the protein MSLYCQIWRILQIIFVTIIAVLTQDLSSKELTDSKSPVPFPVFLPVNYEVRDADYLFLKEAGQDFMRNSSMQSHTQSFVILRVNRQPIVSASYGTMSTEQLVPLDLVQSVRLFNAPEVFTFNWKIQAFVLTPRVFSSKPKVRVLFYVAGRDWGRGEEAADELPCVTVYAFWQTQEVRGSCALGGERGTCMAELAPAPGWFAPGSEGTSRERQDPSTGNPVELYYQAQPKVNGKCNSLDASRWGSSQQQAEYVPVTPMQRIGSVRLLQVPKGMATLSRLKLGNAIVIRTSSKPLKKTDIATFYILMASSAQLTNFTLRATVKKGVTFRTATPSNSLLWDITLDMGADGAIAVICQRKAPIPGKRLESSLLEVLQMDFEVEELSSPLDSQVIIWRLELPSASKNVAKTEGAMRIYTTQRDFVGLAPLVMDTEILNTAVLTGKKVVMPVRTVAVEEDGLVTDVSDYTDCSSTDEDVLKVSDRCDYVFLNGKETKGKVKMMVNFTYSYLSAQLELNVWMPRLPLQIEVSDTELSQIKSWRVPILTSKRPGWNSEEDDRKGKGCMLQFQHALVRVLTHFMAEQADPRDPKVYFLGSDWQVDVTRLVRYFMKVEDPRVARLQAGRILSGRDLGSTSIQVFSPLSDTILAKTTIKVVDDKVTITELGVQLVTGLSMTLQLSAGSNRAVLATTTTQEVLQSPKQEALVSTWVQFSDGSQTPLDIYDPAYYRVTVTSLDEGVVSVQGTPPTVVAEGEGEGVLVKVEMSICEACQKSKRKSTVAVGNGSLKVKFQLNSRYSNSTTSGIDSSTVGTGGNKDKGSDYGNDREVDSKRKQRKPSQDTPPRSPTSEREDSAMQKITTTIKSTERTFITSGSLGGVGKTSNSGNPSSPTSVVNISVMSSPSDSNKAYGSDNMIVEDMSSVSFTSTVKAPGNLVNYNNFPTKVEVPGQETADIEIGGEEMLANRPLTDLEIGMYALLGVFCLAILVFLVNCISYVIKFRHKKPPSHGQEPTGHRHDWVWLGTDAELVMSVPGSPVQQDSQTTTTVIDIGPDKTASLSRRPSCLASVTDSPLSCVGSLRSKTMHTESLHSPTSKRKRVQFTTFSTLERQHSPHLPPRENGHGIHWVGKEDSCEEEPQVPITEPGDHL from the exons ATGAGCCTTTACTGCCAGATCTGGAGGATCTTACAGATAATATTTGTTACAATCATAGCAGTTCTAACACAAG ATCTGAGCAGTAAAGAGCTGACTGACAGTAAGAGCCCAGTGCCTTTCCCTGTCTTCTTGCCGGTCAACTATGAGGTGCGTGATGCTGACTACCTCTTCCTTAAGGAGGCCGGGCAGGACTTCATGAGGAACTCCAGCATGCAGAGTCACACACAGTCCTTTGTTATCTTAAGAGTCAATCGCCAGCCAATTGTCAGCGCAAGCTATGGCACTATGTCCACAGAGCAGCTCGTGCCTCTTGATCTGGTCCAATCAGTGCGGCTCTTCAATGCTCCCGAGGTCTTCACCTTTAATTGGAAAATCCAGGCCTTTGTGCTGACCCCGCGGGTTTTCTCCTCCAAGCCCAAAGTGCGGGTGCTCTTCTATGTAGCAGGGAGAGACTGGGGCAGAGGGGAAGAAGCTGCAGATGAGCTACCGTGTGTGACAGTGTATGCTTTCTGGCAAACGCAGGAGGTGAGGGGTTCTTGTGCACTGGGAGGCGAGAGGGGAACCTGCATGGCTGAGCTGGCTCCTGCGCCTGGCTGGTTTGCTCCTGGTTCAGAGGGCACCAGTAGGGAGAGGCAGGACCCATCTACTGGGAACCCTGTGGAGCTGTATTACCAGGCTCAGCCCAAAGTCAATGGGAAGTGTAATTCTCTGGATGCAAGCCGCTGGGGTAGTTCACAACAGCAGGCTGAATATGTTCCTGTCACTCCCATGCAGAGGATTGGCAGCGTACGTCTCCTTCAGGTGCCCAAAGGAATGGCAACCCTCTCTAGACTCAAGCTTGGTAATGCCATAGTCATTCGGACATCCTCCAAACCACTGAAGAAGACCGACATTGCCACCTTCTACATACTCATGGCCAGCTCTGCTCAGCTGACTAACTTCACTCTCAG AGCGACAGTAAAGAAAGGTGTGACCTTTCGAACAGCGACACCCAGTAACTCTTTACTGTGGGACATCACTCTGGATATGGGTGCAGATGGAGCCATTGCTGTTATTTGTCAGAGGAAGGCTCCCATTCCTGGAAAAAG GCTTGAAAGCAGTCTGCTGGAGGTGCTTCAGATGGATTTTGAGGTTGAAGAGCTGAGCAGTCCTCTCGACAGTCAGGTGATCATATGGAGGCTGGAGCTCCCGTCCGCATCCAAAAATGTTGCAAAGACTGAGGGAGCCATGAGGATCTATACCACTCAGAGAGACTTTGTTGGCTTGGCTCCTCTTGTGATG GACACAGAGATCCTTAACACAGCTGTACTGACTGGAAAGAAGGTGGTGATGCCTGTGAGAACAGTCGCTGTGGAAGAAGATGGTTTAGTGACTGATGTCTCTGACTACACAGACTGTAGCTCCACTGATGAGGATGTCCTGAAG GTGTCAGACAGATGCGACTATGTTTTCTTAAATGGCAAGGAGACAAAAGGCAAagtgaagatgatggtgaactTTACCTACAGCTACCTGAGTGCTCAACTCGAACTGAACGTGTGGATGCCCCGTCTCCCCCTCCAGATTGAGGTGTCAGACACAGAGCTGAGCCAGATCAAAAGTTGGAGGGTGCCTATACTAACATCCAAGAG ACCTGGCTGGAACAGTGAAGAAGATGACAGGAAGGGGAAGGGCTGCATGCTGCAATTTCAGCACGCCTTGGTGCGGGTGCTAACACACTTCATGGCGGAGCAAGCAGACCCTCGGGACCCCAAAGTCTATTTCCTAGGCTCTGATTGGCAGGTGGATGTCACAAGGCTGGTTCGATACTTCATGAAGGTGGAAGATCCCCGTGTGGCGAGGTTACAGGCAGGAAGGATACTATCAGGACGAGATCTTGGGAGCACCAGCATTCAG GTGTTTTCTCCACTTTCTGACACAATTCTGGCCAAGACAACTATCAAAGTTGTGGATGACAAAGTGACCATCACAGAGTTGGGGGTTCAGCTGGTTACGGGCCTCTCCATGACCCTGCAGCTCAGTGCAGGAAGCAACAGGGCTGTTCTAGCAACCACAACCACACAGGAGGTTCTACAAAGCCCCAAACAG GAAGCTTTGGTCAGTACCTGGGTCCAGTTCAGTGATGGCAGCCAGACACCACTTGACATTTATGATCCAGCTTATTACCGTGTGACAGTGACATCTTTGGATGAGGGGGTGGTGTCAGTGCAAGGCACACCTCCGACTGTAGTGGCAGAGGGAGAGGGCGAAGGAGTTTTGGTGAAAGTAGAAATGTCCATCTGTGAGGCCTGCCAGAAGTCCAAACGCAAAAGCACTGTGGCTGTGGGCAACGGCAGCCTTAAGGTCAAGTTTCAGTTGAACAGCCGGTACTCAAACAGCACTACCAGCGGTATTGACAGCAGCACTGTTGGCAccggaggaaataaggacaaaGGCAGTGACTATGGGAATGACAGAGAGGTGGACAGcaagaggaagcagaggaagcCATCCCAGGATACTCCACCACGTAGCCCAacctcagagagagaggacagcgCCATGCAGAAGATCACAACTACAATCAAATCCACAGAAAGAACCTTCATAACCAGCGGCAGCCTCGGGGGAGTGGGTAAGACGAGCAATTCCGGAAATCCCAGCAGTCCTACCAGTGTGGTCAATATCAGTGTAATGAGTAGCCCAAGTGACAGCAACAAAGCATATGGCTCAGACAATATGATAGTGGAAGATATGAGCAGCGTTAGCTTCACGAGTACTGTGAAGGCCCCTGGTAACCTAGTAAACTACAACAACTTCCCCACCAAGGTCGAGGTTCCTGGACAGGAAACAGCGGACATAGAGATTGGTGGTGAGGAAATGTTGGCCAACAGGCCTCTCACAGACTTAGAGATTGGCATGTACGCTCTGTTGGGGGTCTTCTGCCTGGCCATCCTGGTGTTTTTAGTAAACTGTATCTCATATGTTATTAAGTTCAGACATAAGAAGCCTCCTTCTCATGGTCAGGAGCCCACAGGGCACAGGCATGACTGGGTGTGGCTAGGAACAGATGCTGAGTTGGTGATGAGTGTGCCAGGCAGCCCTGTCCAGCAAGACTCCCAGACTACAACCACCGTGATTGACATTGGGCCTGATAAAACTGCATCTTTGTCCAGAAGGCCAAGTTGCCTAGCCTCTGTTACAGACTCTCCCCTTAGCTGTGTGGGGTCCCTTAGGAGCAAAACTATGCACACCGAGTCCCTCCACTCACCCACcagtaagagaaagagagtcCAGTTCACCACCTTTTCCACACTGGAGCGCCAGCATTCACCACATCTCCCTCCCAGGGAGAATGGCCATGGCATCCACTGGGTTGGGAAAGAGGACAGCTGTGAGGAGGAACCCCAAGTGCCCATCACAGAGCCTGGGGACCACTTATAA